A genomic stretch from Colwellia sp. Arc7-635 includes:
- a CDS encoding monovalent cation:proton antiporter family protein: MTSHLELLAILSSAVLIVWLFRRLQLPAILAYLVAGVLVGEHGLSLAQEHVDYEHFAELGIVFLLFTLGLEFSLPKLVAMRHLVITVGSLQVAISLALFMIVAMFFGQSFAAAITIGGILALSSTAIVIRQLSESGGMKKKSGQLSVAVLLFQDVAVVPLLIVIPLLAQGGDSSFILALLFALVKGVFVVSLLLFAGKWLLPRLFNLVAQVRTDELFVLTTLLVTLVASALTQWFGLSMALGAFLAGMMLGESQYKHQLEADIRPYRDILLGLFFVTVGMKLNIGVVFSSPIIIISLLFCFMIVKILVIVLLAKRAGESPKDAWAAGIMLAQMGEFGFVLIALASQVEILPETTASILLGTGVLSMAITPYMVSHARSWALWLSREKQPDTQALEELPQNITLKDHVIICGFGRIGQTVSRFLKQESIDFVAIDIDPLRTTKAREAGENVLFGSSRQAELLHAAHLSKAKLVVIAFGEDKQSIDVIQKVRSLSPDVPILVRTRNDDQLDELHAAGANEVVPESLEGSLMLVSQVLSLTGVPFSRIVRRVQKERKNHYNHLHGFFQGEHTDMSPDAIDRIEFAHAIILADDSYANGHSIRSLKLEDRRVIVIALRRNDIESEEPDVDTLLQAQDTLIVRGKPRRVERAERFVQEGH, from the coding sequence GTGACCAGCCACCTTGAACTTCTCGCTATATTGTCCAGTGCTGTTTTAATTGTTTGGCTTTTTCGCCGCTTACAACTACCGGCAATATTGGCTTATTTAGTGGCGGGCGTATTAGTCGGAGAACATGGTTTATCTCTCGCTCAAGAGCATGTTGACTATGAACATTTTGCAGAGCTCGGTATTGTATTTTTACTTTTTACGTTAGGTCTTGAGTTTTCATTACCTAAACTTGTCGCAATGCGGCATTTAGTTATAACCGTTGGTAGTTTGCAAGTAGCAATTTCATTGGCGCTATTTATGATAGTTGCGATGTTTTTCGGTCAAAGCTTTGCTGCAGCGATAACCATTGGCGGAATTTTGGCGCTTTCCTCCACGGCTATTGTCATTCGTCAACTCAGTGAAAGTGGCGGCATGAAGAAAAAGTCTGGACAACTGTCAGTGGCAGTGTTGTTGTTTCAAGATGTTGCCGTTGTGCCCTTATTAATTGTTATTCCTTTATTAGCTCAAGGTGGCGATTCATCTTTTATTTTAGCCTTGCTATTTGCGCTAGTAAAAGGCGTGTTTGTTGTCTCATTGCTATTGTTTGCCGGGAAATGGTTATTACCTCGATTATTCAATTTAGTCGCTCAAGTGAGAACGGATGAGTTATTTGTTTTAACGACATTATTAGTGACGCTAGTTGCTTCAGCATTAACACAATGGTTTGGCCTTTCGATGGCTCTAGGGGCATTTCTAGCGGGTATGATGCTGGGAGAGAGTCAATATAAGCATCAACTTGAGGCAGATATCAGGCCTTATCGTGATATTTTACTAGGGTTGTTTTTTGTCACTGTCGGCATGAAGCTTAATATTGGTGTGGTTTTTTCATCGCCGATTATCATTATTTCTCTTTTGTTCTGCTTTATGATTGTTAAAATCCTCGTTATCGTCTTATTAGCTAAACGCGCAGGAGAGTCGCCAAAAGATGCTTGGGCGGCAGGCATCATGTTAGCTCAAATGGGCGAGTTTGGTTTTGTATTGATTGCTTTAGCTAGCCAAGTTGAAATTTTACCTGAAACAACCGCGTCAATTTTACTGGGTACTGGTGTCTTGAGTATGGCAATAACGCCTTACATGGTAAGTCATGCGCGTAGTTGGGCATTGTGGCTTAGTCGAGAAAAGCAACCAGATACACAAGCACTAGAAGAGCTACCTCAAAATATAACGCTAAAAGACCATGTCATTATTTGTGGTTTTGGCCGAATTGGACAAACTGTAAGTAGATTTCTGAAGCAAGAGTCGATTGATTTTGTTGCTATTGATATAGATCCATTGCGTACAACTAAAGCAAGAGAAGCTGGTGAAAATGTACTTTTTGGTTCATCTCGTCAAGCCGAGCTATTGCATGCTGCCCATTTGTCAAAAGCCAAACTTGTTGTTATTGCTTTTGGGGAAGATAAACAATCGATTGATGTTATTCAGAAAGTACGCTCACTATCGCCTGATGTTCCTATTTTGGTTCGTACGCGTAATGATGATCAGTTAGATGAGTTACATGCTGCTGGTGCAAATGAAGTCGTGCCAGAGAGCTTAGAAGGTAGTTTGATGCTAGTCTCACAAGTTTTGTCACTAACTGGTGTGCCTTTTTCTCGAATTGTTCGTCGTGTGCAAAAAGAGCGGAAAAATCATTACAATCACTTACATGGCTTTTTTCAAGGTGAACATACTGATATGAGCCCTGATGCCATTGACCGTATTGAATTTGCGCATGCGATTATATTAGCTGACGACTCCTATGCTAATGGACACTCGATTCGTTCGTTAAAGTTAGAAGATCGCCGTGTGATTGTGATCGCCTTAAGGCGTAACGATATTGAAAGTGAAGAGCCTGATGTTGATACCCTATTACAAGCGCAGGATACCTTAATTGTCCGTGGCAAACCTCGACGTGTAGAGCGAGCCGAGCGCTTCGTTCAAGAAGGGCACTAA
- a CDS encoding GGDEF domain-containing protein translates to MRTVNVVNHPNSKFNAFTLFQHNDKQSQRNLALLEQLQTTLDVKRLIDIFAVEVAKYIDFTGIYFKHSDINATARGSRQAKSERQFELKINDQFLGIITYAINMPISMTNHQVLTELHQLLVNPLNNAIRYHQAMQLAMQDGLTLLGNRRSFDEQIKRTMAQATRRHTRAGLILCDLNKFKAINDSFGHVVGDNVLVHFATALRKSVRDTDCIFRFGGDEFAIIVADASEQSLAAIEHRIYHAMPQDALLAKYNVTSSLGLAFMNKADNPTSFFHRADTALYSQKMNIPPTLSVVTKELV, encoded by the coding sequence ATGCGAACAGTCAATGTTGTTAATCATCCGAATTCTAAATTTAATGCTTTTACATTATTTCAGCATAATGATAAGCAAAGCCAACGCAATCTAGCCTTGCTTGAGCAATTACAAACCACATTGGATGTGAAACGGCTTATCGACATTTTCGCGGTTGAGGTGGCTAAATACATTGATTTTACAGGTATTTACTTTAAGCACTCAGACATAAACGCGACTGCTCGAGGTAGTCGCCAAGCGAAATCTGAACGTCAATTTGAATTAAAAATTAACGATCAATTTCTAGGTATTATTACCTACGCTATCAACATGCCGATTAGTATGACTAATCATCAAGTACTAACTGAGCTGCATCAATTGCTTGTTAATCCACTCAATAATGCTATTCGCTATCATCAAGCGATGCAATTAGCGATGCAAGACGGGCTAACACTATTAGGAAACCGTCGAAGTTTTGACGAACAAATAAAACGTACAATGGCACAAGCAACTCGCAGACATACACGTGCTGGCTTGATCCTCTGTGATTTGAATAAGTTTAAAGCGATTAACGATTCTTTTGGTCATGTTGTAGGCGATAATGTCTTAGTACATTTTGCTACGGCATTACGTAAAAGCGTAAGAGACACGGATTGTATATTCCGCTTTGGTGGTGATGAATTTGCTATTATTGTTGCCGATGCTTCAGAGCAATCGCTAGCTGCAATCGAGCATAGAATTTACCACGCTATGCCACAAGATGCTTTATTAGCTAAATATAACGTTACCAGCAGCTTAGGATTAGCATTTATGAATAAAGCTGATAACCCAACAAGCTTTTTTCACCGTGCTGATACTGCGTTATATTCTCAAAAAATGAATATACCGCCAACATTAAGTGTCGTAACTAAAGAATTAGTTTAG
- a CDS encoding DEAD/DEAH box helicase encodes MSVDAIGLSTNLLKAVKACGYKNLTPIQQQAIPVIRTGVDVLASAQTGTGKTAAFTLPILDALAKKVRPNADGFDTTSTIKALILTPTRELAAQVEKNVKAYSEFLPLRSGVIFGGVNMPPQTKMLKSGVDVLVATPGRLIEHLEQRNLDLSQVQYLVLDEADRMLDMGFYNDIERIVAMIKAKHQTLMFSATFSNKVKTLAKKVLKTPKTIEVSRQNSTSGKVKQSVYWVSETRKAELLSELIGVNNWQQVLVFAGTKESANILAKELKLDGIKTALCHGDKTQGARNKALEQFVAGDVRVLVATDVAARGLDIADLPYVVNFHLPFLAEDYVHRIGRTGRAGKSGAAISLVSPKDEQFLDNIETLIERKFERIIVPGYELDRPLPAHYDDKEEAPLKKSRYKATQEKNQLLARKKADATPAAKRRAKAKTQKSKTVAKPVNKKRK; translated from the coding sequence ATGAGTGTGGATGCAATAGGTTTATCGACTAATTTATTAAAAGCGGTAAAAGCATGCGGTTATAAAAATTTAACGCCGATTCAGCAACAAGCCATTCCTGTTATTCGTACTGGCGTTGATGTATTAGCGAGTGCTCAAACAGGTACCGGTAAAACAGCTGCTTTTACTTTACCTATTCTTGATGCTTTAGCGAAAAAAGTAAGACCGAATGCTGATGGTTTTGATACAACAAGCACGATTAAAGCACTTATTTTAACACCAACACGTGAGCTTGCAGCTCAAGTTGAAAAAAATGTTAAAGCTTATAGTGAATTTTTACCATTACGCTCAGGTGTTATTTTTGGCGGTGTGAATATGCCACCGCAAACTAAAATGCTTAAAAGTGGTGTCGATGTTTTAGTTGCAACACCAGGGCGTTTAATCGAACATCTTGAGCAACGTAACCTAGATTTATCTCAAGTACAGTATCTTGTATTAGATGAAGCTGATCGTATGCTTGATATGGGATTTTATAACGATATTGAACGTATTGTTGCCATGATTAAAGCAAAACACCAAACATTAATGTTTTCTGCCACATTTTCAAATAAAGTGAAAACATTGGCTAAGAAAGTGTTGAAAACACCGAAAACAATTGAAGTATCGCGTCAAAACTCTACTTCAGGCAAAGTTAAGCAATCTGTGTATTGGGTGTCTGAAACACGTAAAGCAGAGCTGCTGTCAGAGCTTATTGGTGTTAACAACTGGCAACAGGTATTGGTTTTTGCTGGTACAAAAGAAAGTGCCAATATATTAGCGAAAGAATTAAAACTCGACGGTATAAAAACAGCCTTATGTCACGGTGATAAAACACAAGGCGCTCGTAATAAAGCACTTGAACAATTTGTTGCTGGTGACGTTCGAGTACTTGTTGCTACTGATGTAGCGGCCCGCGGACTTGATATTGCTGATTTACCTTACGTTGTTAACTTTCACTTACCATTTCTTGCTGAAGATTATGTTCACCGTATCGGCCGTACTGGTCGTGCAGGTAAGTCAGGAGCAGCAATATCTTTAGTAAGTCCTAAAGATGAGCAGTTTCTTGATAACATTGAAACATTAATTGAGCGAAAATTTGAGCGTATTATAGTTCCTGGTTACGAGCTTGATCGTCCTTTGCCAGCGCACTATGATGATAAAGAAGAAGCGCCTTTAAAGAAAAGCCGCTATAAAGCAACGCAAGAGAAAAACCAGTTACTAGCACGTAAAAAAGCGGATGCAACACCGGCGGCTAAACGTCGAGCAAAAGCCAAAACGCAAAAAAGTAAAACTGTTGCTAAACCGGTTAATAAAAAACGTAAATAG
- a CDS encoding alanine/glycine:cation symporter family protein has product MGSVLIYLLTACGVWFTIRLKGLQIRRFFHMFTILKSSRKSSTHGISSFQALCTSLAARVGTGNLMGVAVAISLGGAGAVFWMWVIALLGMATAFAESALGQLYKERDSNGNFRGGPAYYMSKGLNNKKLAVTFSLCLFFGYGFVFSAVQANSITSAFNGSYGFNPLYTGMAITFAAAFIVMGGLKNIARFAELTVPFMGLLYILVCLTVIWLNIEKVPMVINDIFASAFGLKEAGSGLVGAAIVQGVKRGLYSNEAGMGSAPNAAAAAEPFPPHPVSQGYIQMVAVFFDTIVICSCTAILILLFKDTGSDAQGIQLTQQALAHQVGPWGADFITVAILLFAFTSIVANFAYADNNLKYLKMDNFQGRWFLRIGFLLMLVFGSVATLPEVIALADLSTGLMTIVNVSALFMLSKVVVKITKDYHQQHDKGELPTYKPDEQEHQRLNLTKGIWQKD; this is encoded by the coding sequence ATGGGCAGTGTATTAATTTATTTGCTAACAGCTTGTGGGGTTTGGTTTACTATTCGCTTGAAAGGTCTACAAATTAGACGTTTTTTTCATATGTTTACCATTTTAAAATCTAGTCGTAAAAGTTCAACCCATGGCATTTCTTCTTTTCAAGCTTTGTGCACGTCGTTAGCTGCTCGTGTCGGTACCGGTAACTTAATGGGCGTTGCCGTTGCTATCTCTCTTGGTGGTGCTGGTGCTGTTTTTTGGATGTGGGTCATTGCCTTACTTGGTATGGCAACAGCATTCGCTGAAAGTGCCTTAGGACAACTTTATAAAGAGCGTGATAGCAATGGTAATTTTCGCGGTGGGCCCGCGTATTATATGAGCAAGGGCTTAAACAATAAAAAGTTAGCGGTGACGTTCTCATTATGTTTGTTTTTTGGCTATGGTTTTGTTTTTAGTGCCGTACAAGCAAATTCTATCACGAGCGCTTTTAATGGTTCCTACGGCTTTAACCCTTTGTATACTGGTATGGCAATTACTTTCGCGGCCGCATTTATAGTAATGGGCGGATTAAAAAATATCGCCCGCTTTGCCGAACTAACTGTGCCATTTATGGGCTTGCTTTACATTCTTGTTTGTTTGACTGTGATCTGGTTAAACATTGAAAAAGTTCCAATGGTAATTAATGATATCTTTGCCTCAGCATTTGGCTTGAAAGAAGCGGGTAGTGGGTTAGTTGGTGCGGCTATAGTGCAAGGCGTTAAGCGTGGTTTGTATTCTAACGAAGCCGGTATGGGTAGTGCACCTAATGCTGCTGCTGCAGCGGAACCCTTTCCTCCACATCCGGTTTCTCAAGGTTATATTCAAATGGTCGCCGTGTTTTTTGATACGATTGTGATATGTTCTTGTACGGCTATTCTTATTTTACTTTTTAAAGATACCGGTAGTGATGCACAGGGGATCCAACTGACGCAACAGGCGCTTGCCCATCAGGTTGGGCCATGGGGAGCTGATTTTATTACGGTAGCGATACTGTTATTTGCTTTTACCTCGATTGTGGCAAATTTTGCTTATGCTGATAATAATTTGAAATATCTAAAAATGGATAATTTTCAAGGACGATGGTTTTTACGTATAGGTTTCCTATTGATGTTAGTTTTTGGCTCGGTAGCAACGTTACCTGAAGTAATTGCTTTAGCCGATTTATCAACTGGATTAATGACCATAGTTAACGTTAGTGCATTGTTTATGTTATCTAAAGTGGTAGTTAAAATAACTAAAGATTATCATCAGCAACATGATAAAGGTGAACTGCCGACTTATAAACCGGATGAACAAGAACATCAGCGTTTGAACTTAACTAAGGGCATTTGGCAAAAAGATTAG
- the pntB gene encoding Re/Si-specific NAD(P)(+) transhydrogenase subunit beta codes for MEFSQGLISAAYIVAALLFIFSLSGLSKQQTAETGNWYGIVGMAIALIATIADPRVDNVWIILVTMLIGATIGLQLAKKVEMTQMPELVAILHSFVGLAAVLVGFNSYFEMDHTVMANFTDSQQMATNIHLVEVFLGVFIGSVTFTGSIVAFGKLRGIINSGALMLPHRHKLNLVAGVISLILLVTFLQQGGGDSTLYLMTLIALVFGWHLVASIGGADMPVVVSMLNSYSGWAAAAAGFMLNNDLLIVTGALVGSSGAILSYIMCKAMNRSFISVIAGGFGTNVVIDSDTDYGDHVEITADAVADMLRTAKSVIITPGYGMAVAQAQYPVYEMTQALKAKGIDVRFAIHPVAGRLPGHMNVLLAEAKVPYDIVLGMDEINDDFPETDVALVIGANDTVNPAAAEDPTSPIAGMPVLEVWHAKNVIVFKRSMSTGYAGVQNPLFFKDNTQMLFGDAKDSVEQIFKAL; via the coding sequence ATGGAATTTTCTCAAGGTTTAATCAGTGCAGCTTATATTGTCGCTGCGTTATTGTTCATTTTTAGTTTATCCGGTTTAAGTAAACAGCAAACGGCTGAAACGGGTAATTGGTACGGTATTGTCGGTATGGCAATAGCGCTTATTGCCACCATTGCAGATCCCCGAGTCGACAATGTTTGGATAATTTTAGTGACTATGCTGATAGGTGCAACGATAGGTTTGCAACTAGCAAAAAAAGTTGAAATGACACAAATGCCCGAACTTGTTGCGATATTACATAGTTTTGTTGGCTTAGCTGCGGTGTTAGTTGGCTTTAACAGCTACTTTGAAATGGACCATACTGTTATGGCCAATTTTACAGATAGTCAGCAAATGGCGACTAATATTCATTTAGTGGAAGTTTTTCTTGGCGTGTTTATCGGCTCAGTCACTTTTACTGGCTCAATTGTCGCGTTTGGAAAGTTGCGTGGCATTATTAACTCAGGTGCTTTGATGCTACCTCATCGTCATAAACTTAATTTAGTTGCCGGTGTGATCTCGTTGATTTTATTAGTGACTTTTCTTCAGCAAGGTGGCGGTGATAGCACGCTATATTTAATGACATTAATTGCTTTGGTTTTTGGCTGGCATTTAGTGGCTTCCATTGGCGGTGCCGACATGCCAGTGGTTGTTTCTATGCTTAACTCTTATTCAGGTTGGGCAGCAGCAGCGGCAGGTTTTATGTTAAATAATGATTTGCTCATTGTTACAGGGGCTTTAGTGGGGTCCTCAGGCGCTATTCTTTCTTACATCATGTGTAAGGCCATGAATCGCTCTTTTATCAGCGTTATTGCGGGTGGGTTCGGCACGAATGTCGTCATCGACTCTGATACTGATTATGGCGACCATGTGGAAATAACGGCAGATGCCGTAGCTGATATGCTACGAACAGCAAAGTCAGTTATTATAACACCAGGTTATGGTATGGCGGTGGCACAAGCCCAGTATCCGGTTTATGAAATGACCCAAGCACTAAAGGCAAAAGGCATTGATGTACGTTTTGCTATTCATCCCGTAGCTGGGCGTCTGCCGGGTCACATGAACGTGCTGCTAGCTGAAGCTAAAGTGCCTTATGACATAGTTTTGGGTATGGATGAAATCAATGATGACTTCCCTGAAACTGATGTGGCGTTGGTGATTGGCGCAAACGATACGGTTAATCCTGCCGCAGCAGAAGACCCAACAAGCCCTATTGCTGGTATGCCGGTGTTGGAAGTTTGGCATGCTAAAAATGTTATTGTGTTTAAACGCTCAATGAGTACGGGGTATGCTGGTGTACAAAATCCATTGTTCTTTAAAGATAATACGCAAATGCTATTTGGCGATGCGAAGGACTCGGTAGAACAAATATTTAAAGCACTGTAA
- a CDS encoding Re/Si-specific NAD(P)(+) transhydrogenase subunit alpha: MIIGIPKETLSGENRVASAPTAVAALLKLGFEVQVQKGCGTKASFTDNEFVDAGASVVTKKNVWQSDIIFKVNPPTIEEIAAMKDGAYLIGFIAPAQNEDVLTALKDKNITTLAMEMVPRMTRSQSMDALSSMGNIAGYRAVIEATHHFGRFLTGQITAAGKMPPAKVMIIGAGVAGLAAIGTAGSLGAIVRAFDTRPEVKEQIESMGAEFLELDYEEPEDTGSGDGYAKEMSKAFIDAEMALFAEQAKDVDIIITTAMIPGKPAPKLITTAMVQSMKTGSIIVDLAAAGGGNCELTQAGKVVNVNGVKIIGYTDLVSRLPNQSSQLYANNLVSLAKLLCKEKDGTLVIDFDDVVIRNMTVVKDNTITFPPPPIQVSAAPSQPKVEPIKAIDVKSNEPVSQRKKHIFMAAGALLFAWVASVAPADFLSHFTVFVLACVIGYNVVWNVSHSLHTPLMSVTNAISGIIVVGAVLQVGNSNPLIQLLAGVAILIATINIVGGFVVTKRMLKMFRK; encoded by the coding sequence ATGATTATTGGTATACCCAAAGAAACATTGTCAGGTGAAAACCGAGTTGCGAGCGCGCCAACGGCAGTCGCAGCACTACTCAAACTAGGTTTTGAGGTGCAAGTACAAAAGGGTTGTGGCACTAAAGCAAGTTTTACAGATAACGAGTTTGTTGATGCTGGTGCAAGCGTAGTCACTAAAAAAAATGTTTGGCAATCAGATATTATCTTTAAAGTAAATCCACCTACTATTGAAGAAATAGCGGCCATGAAAGATGGGGCTTATCTGATTGGTTTTATCGCTCCAGCGCAGAACGAGGATGTTTTAACGGCATTAAAAGATAAAAACATTACTACGCTAGCAATGGAAATGGTGCCAAGAATGACCCGCAGCCAATCAATGGATGCATTGAGTTCTATGGGTAATATTGCGGGCTATCGTGCGGTTATTGAAGCGACTCATCACTTTGGTCGATTTTTAACTGGGCAAATAACCGCTGCGGGTAAAATGCCTCCAGCTAAAGTGATGATCATTGGCGCAGGTGTTGCCGGTTTGGCGGCAATAGGCACTGCGGGTAGTTTAGGCGCTATTGTGCGCGCATTTGATACTAGACCCGAGGTTAAAGAACAAATAGAGAGTATGGGTGCCGAATTTCTTGAACTTGATTACGAAGAGCCTGAAGATACTGGTTCTGGTGATGGTTATGCAAAAGAGATGAGTAAGGCGTTTATTGATGCTGAAATGGCGCTATTCGCCGAGCAAGCAAAAGATGTCGATATTATTATTACCACCGCAATGATCCCTGGGAAACCAGCACCTAAGCTGATAACCACCGCAATGGTTCAATCAATGAAAACCGGTAGTATTATTGTAGATTTAGCTGCGGCTGGCGGTGGTAATTGTGAACTAACCCAAGCTGGCAAAGTGGTTAATGTTAATGGTGTGAAAATAATAGGTTATACCGATTTGGTTTCTCGTTTACCGAACCAATCTTCTCAGCTCTATGCTAATAACCTAGTCAGCTTAGCAAAACTGTTATGTAAAGAAAAAGACGGCACACTAGTAATAGATTTTGACGATGTTGTTATTCGTAATATGACGGTTGTAAAAGATAATACCATTACATTCCCACCGCCGCCCATTCAAGTCAGTGCCGCGCCATCCCAACCTAAAGTTGAGCCTATTAAAGCAATTGATGTTAAGTCCAATGAGCCAGTAAGTCAGCGTAAAAAACACATTTTCATGGCTGCAGGCGCCTTGTTATTTGCTTGGGTGGCCAGTGTTGCACCGGCTGATTTTCTCTCCCATTTTACTGTTTTTGTTTTAGCCTGCGTTATTGGTTACAACGTGGTGTGGAACGTGAGTCACTCGTTGCATACACCGTTGATGAGTGTGACAAATGCTATCTCCGGTATCATTGTTGTTGGCGCTGTTTTACAAGTGGGCAATAGTAACCCCTTAATACAGTTGTTAGCGGGCGTTGCAATACTTATTGCCACAATCAACATTGTTGGTGGCTTTGTTGTCACTAAACGTATGTTAAAAATGTTTAGAAAGTAA
- a CDS encoding gamma carbonic anhydrase family protein, protein MIYRLANLVPNLTDSNFIAPNATLIGDVVLGEHASVWFNVVIRADMETVTIGENTNIQDGSILHVDTGFPMTIGRDVTVGHKVMLHGCTIGDNTLVGMNAVVLNGANIGKNCLIGANSLVTENMQVPDGHLVLGSPAKVVKALDDATRAMFTKSAMHYVENGKRYLADLEPIDS, encoded by the coding sequence ATGATTTATCGGCTCGCTAACCTAGTACCAAATTTAACTGACAGCAACTTTATCGCTCCTAATGCCACACTCATTGGCGATGTAGTTTTAGGTGAACATGCCAGCGTTTGGTTTAATGTTGTTATCCGTGCTGATATGGAAACAGTCACCATCGGTGAAAATACCAATATTCAAGATGGCTCTATTTTGCATGTTGATACTGGTTTCCCTATGACTATCGGGCGTGATGTCACCGTTGGTCATAAAGTTATGTTGCATGGCTGCACCATTGGTGACAACACTTTAGTTGGCATGAATGCGGTAGTATTAAATGGCGCTAACATTGGCAAAAATTGTTTGATCGGTGCCAATAGTTTAGTCACTGAAAATATGCAAGTACCTGATGGACATTTGGTTTTAGGCTCGCCAGCCAAAGTCGTTAAAGCCCTTGATGACGCAACTCGAGCAATGTTCACCAAATCTGCTATGCACTATGTAGAAAACGGCAAGCGCTATTTAGCGGACTTAGAGCCCATTGATTCATAA
- a CDS encoding bifunctional diguanylate cyclase/phosphodiesterase, protein MNNALFIVSLQHELAMAIGNKLDLKAMLKVFLKVCFNRLNLTSAHIYTYCDDDGLPIKLTIQQSAYYQHLLSIPKMKRGLPWSNNDVLMRFVKALDGQQRNHSFQCENSHYLFGFIIPQHGLLIFETHYIIEESIQRALAPILQKLAISYYTSIVHDSLVKEVDSRQKAEETVVFQAQRDGLTTIFNRQHLNTLLESAIADAIAEQHCGCVIFIDLNRFKPINDAMGHAVGDQILLSLAKRLQSLSSENIDVARFGGDEFILLIKKLSKNHPEMIDNTIAEINQLLCAPFDIDNGSYKLNCSMGYAVFPEQSNKVNNIIKFADIAMYEAKNAKTLHGLKYHTSMSDKITERLAYVEEMKQAISNDDFKLYYQAQYNYQGDIVGAEALLRWQHPTRGMESPAVYIPIAEESDLILVIGQWVLEQACRDIYKLEQKSLPANFKNIAINVSAKQLIQADFQHLVLSTIDKNNICPSHLTLELTESLLVENIEDSIKLLHNLKAKHVDCAIDDFGTGYSSLTYLQRIPASVLKIDRSFVTNIDKSKDSAAIARMIISLAETLNMKVLAEGVETKAELQCLKALGCYNYQGFYFSKPIPFDDFIALLMS, encoded by the coding sequence ATGAACAACGCACTATTTATTGTTTCGCTACAACATGAACTTGCCATGGCCATTGGTAATAAACTTGATCTTAAAGCAATGCTAAAGGTTTTTTTAAAGGTCTGTTTTAACCGGCTAAATTTAACAAGCGCTCATATTTATACTTATTGTGACGATGATGGCTTACCAATCAAATTAACCATTCAGCAAAGTGCCTATTATCAACATTTATTAAGTATCCCAAAAATGAAGCGAGGCCTACCCTGGTCAAATAATGACGTATTAATGCGTTTTGTAAAAGCATTGGATGGACAACAAAGAAATCACTCATTTCAATGTGAAAATTCTCACTATTTATTTGGCTTCATTATTCCTCAGCACGGACTTCTAATTTTTGAAACTCATTATATTATAGAAGAATCTATACAAAGAGCACTGGCGCCTATTTTGCAAAAATTAGCCATTAGTTATTACACCTCTATTGTGCACGACTCTCTGGTTAAAGAAGTTGATTCAAGGCAGAAGGCTGAGGAAACAGTTGTGTTTCAAGCCCAACGCGATGGCTTAACGACCATATTTAATCGTCAACATTTAAATACCTTATTAGAAAGTGCTATTGCTGACGCAATTGCAGAGCAACATTGTGGTTGTGTAATATTTATTGATTTGAATCGCTTTAAACCAATTAACGATGCGATGGGGCATGCTGTGGGTGATCAAATATTACTATCATTAGCTAAGCGGTTACAAAGCTTAAGTAGTGAAAATATTGATGTTGCTCGCTTTGGTGGTGATGAATTTATTTTACTGATTAAAAAACTCTCAAAAAATCATCCTGAAATGATTGATAACACCATAGCTGAAATTAATCAGCTTTTGTGCGCTCCTTTTGATATCGACAACGGTTCATACAAATTAAATTGCAGTATGGGTTATGCGGTGTTTCCAGAACAAAGCAACAAGGTAAATAATATTATTAAGTTTGCCGATATTGCGATGTATGAAGCAAAAAATGCCAAAACTTTGCATGGCCTAAAATACCATACGAGCATGTCAGATAAAATTACCGAGCGTTTAGCTTATGTTGAAGAAATGAAACAAGCGATAAGTAATGATGACTTTAAACTTTATTACCAAGCGCAGTATAACTATCAAGGAGATATTGTTGGTGCTGAAGCCTTGTTACGTTGGCAACATCCAACTCGTGGTATGGAGTCACCTGCTGTTTACATACCGATAGCTGAGGAAAGTGATTTGATCTTAGTTATAGGTCAGTGGGTGTTGGAGCAAGCCTGTCGAGATATTTATAAATTAGAACAAAAGTCCTTACCAGCAAACTTTAAAAATATAGCGATTAATGTCAGTGCCAAGCAGTTAATTCAAGCAGATTTTCAACATTTAGTGTTGAGCACAATCGACAAGAATAATATTTGTCCAAGCCATTTAACATTGGAGTTAACAGAAAGTTTATTGGTGGAAAATATTGAAGATTCTATTAAGTTACTACATAACCTAAAAGCAAAGCATGTTGATTGTGCCATTGATGATTTTGGTACCGGGTATTCTTCACTCACCTATTTGCAACGTATTCCTGCAAGTGTATTAAAAATAGATCGCTCCTTTGTGACCAATATAGATAAAAGTAAGGATAGTGCTGCGATTGCTCGCATGATCATTAGTTTAGCCGAAACACTTAATATGAAAGTACTTGCCGAGGGCGTAGAAACAAAAGCAGAATTACAATGCTTGAAAGCACTAGGGTGTTATAACTACCAAGGCTTTTACTTTAGTAAACCTATACCATTTGATGACTTTATAGCCTTATTAATGTCATGA